TCAAATGTATCATCATAACATCTAATCTAGATAAACATTTTCATCCCCAATCAAATGGTCACTTTTTCTACTAGTGTTTAAAAAGAAAGCCAAGACATCTAGGTGGGTTATCTCTATAGGTTTATTCCCATCCAAGAAATTCATCactatgtttttccttttactttcaTTGAAACCTGATCAAACTCAACTAAATGCCTTGATGAGTGATAATCATGCGCCCAATATCCTTTCGTGCCACATCTTAATCGTTTATATTCATGAatcttggaaatttttttttttttgccttttgggtttattacactttactcCCCAACCTATAATATATTTTGCATATTGCCCCCATCGAGTTCAAAATTAAGCAATGTACCCTCTATGCTTTATAATTACATGCAATGTGCATTTTTGAGTCATGACATTACATTTTTGGGTGAAATGACATGTGCTCTCTACGCTACTGAGGgcaaaatgataaatttttttaataagtgagGGCAAAGGGGTCATTCCATTTTAACCTTAATCACTCCCTTGTCAATCGTTTCTTCCCTTGTTGCTATTGATGAAGCCCCAAGTCGAAGCCCTCCTCCCCTAAGGAAGCTAATGTAGGGCTAACATCAAAGAGAAGACTCGGAGttcaacaataattttttgACTTCTAATTCTTTAATGGGTAGAAGCATGTCGGGAAAGAGGGTTAGGGTTAAGGTTAGAGTTTCGTtttgatatttcaaaaaatttagggAAATTTTGAGAGAATAAAACTCGACCAAATTCAAGGTTAGGTTAGGGTTTTGTTTGATGTTTTAGAAAAGTGGgggaaattttaaagaaattttatggCAAATTTTGGGGGAAATTTGGAGATTCTAGGACTAAAGAAATTATTTGGGGATTTTGCAAATTTTCATTCCACAAACAAGGAGGAAACAATGAACAAAGAGCTTTGAAGGGAAGGAAGAACAAGGGAAAAAGAGCTTCGGTTTGGGGCTTCACCAACAGCAATAGGGGAAGAAATGATTAACGAGGGAGAGGAGGGCtgcaaattgagaaaaaaatgacaattttaCCCTCGATCACATGGAGAGCACATGccattccataaaaaaaatgtaatattgtAACTTAAAAAATACACATTACATGCAATTATAAAGCATAGAAAATACATTGCTCGATTTTAAACTTAAGGGGGTAATGTACAAAACAATTGgaggtaaagtgtaataaaccatttccttttttatatcaTCTTTCTATTATTTTACTTCTAGTAGTGCGACTGTGACTTTCctatttaagaatttgaaaaaagaataaatgacTAAGATCACAACAATATTGAAATCTATGTCTACCACGACAACTAAGTCCTTACCCACATCCACGTCCAAGATCATATAATGATGTAACATTCATTTCAAGAAATAACATAGAACCAGTAGGACAGGagtaatcattttttaatagaacTCTTGCTTAGTGGCAAAATAACATGATGTCAATGCAACATCCTTTAGTAAATCCATGCTCTTGATATTACTGCTACAGTAATACATGCAAGCCATGAGGAGCTGTTTACCGTTTTTCTAATATATCTTATTTGCTAACTTTTTCTTCACGTAACTTCAgtggcgtttgttttttttggctttttgctgaaagtaatttattttcagaatttagttagtttgtttttctactttttcatgagtTATTATAAAccttttactaaatagaaaaacccaaaatatgtagttttttctaaataaaaaaaataacatattgatttttttattttttaatacttaatagaaatggAATACTACGTAAAACAAACaactatttataattaagtaaaaaaactaaGAACTGATTTTGAAGATGCAGAATTACATTCGTTGATTATTTTGAAGTGTTGCAACCTCAAATGCATTTAGCCACAGCAAACCCTTTGGAAGGATCACCATATTTTGATAGTCATATCATTGCTTCAAATTGGATCAAATTGGGCAGAGAGATGATGATTGATCATACACATCCTAAATGTTTAAAATGTCTTTTTGAGATAAATcatacaagaaagaaaaacagcaGCAAATGTCAATGCCCtactaaaaagtaaaaagaaaaacgaTAGCAGAAATTACAACGCCACAAATCTTCCTTGAGCAGGGCACCAAGTAGCAAtattccagaaattctaatatAAGCACTGCTGGAATTACAACATAAAAGGAAGGGCATGGCTTACCATTCCGAAACCCTCATCTGCAAACATAAAACCCTGACCTCAATTTCCATAAGCTTGAAGAGCATCACCAGTCAGCCTACAGATCCTCCATTCCTGAAGAACCTGAGCACCCATCTCCTCGTAGAACTTAATCGCATTCACATTCCAATCAAGCACGCACCACTCCACTCTCCCATACCCCATTTTCACCGCCTGAGCTGCCACCGCAGACAACAACATCTTCCCAAACCCTTTCCTCCTGTAGCAATCCCTGACATACAAATCCTCTATATAGAACCCTGGCTTCCCCAAGAACGTCGAATAATTTGGGAAAAACAGCACGAACCCTGCCACCACGGCGTCGCCGCCCGATCCGAATTCTTGCGATTCAGGGTCTGCGATGGGGAGATCTAGATTGACGACGTGGGTGATCGGAGGATGGGCGCCGACAGGGGCGTCAAGGAAGGGTGTGGGGGAGACTTCAAGGAGGAAGACGGTGAAGGATTGGAAAGGAGGCGTGTTGAAGAGGTTGGATGAAAGGGAGGACTCAGTGGCGGAGAAAAGGTGGGGGAGGCGCTCGAAGACGGCGAGCTGGTACATGAGCTTGTGGAGGGGGCGAACATCGGATGGGTTAGCGATTCGGATTCTGGCGAAGATTGGATTTCCGACGGGGCCAGTCTCAGGCAATGTTGTGGGTGGGATGGGCGTTGGCGTTGGTGGAGGAGGTGGCGCGGCGGCTGCCATTGCTTCCTTCTTGCGGGTTACGCAAGTCAGTGATAGAGATGTGGGTTCACAGCTAGGGTGTCACTTTATATCTGAGGTTACAGTCGTGTGTGATAGGGATATAAGGGTAGTTTCGTCACAGAGActatatattcaaataatctcaaaaaataagatattcataaaataataataataataataatgttttaagtcttgatttttttaatttagtgaATATTTCTTATTCTACCAATTGTAAATTTATGAGTTATTATCGTCTTTTgattcatttaaatttattgaataagATCGATTCTATacattgatttaaaaataatcgtGAAATAGAAATCctctaataataatttaaatttcatgcatttatcataaaataagataattaaaaatattacccATATAATTAAAAGTCAACGCCCTTGAtctaaaaatatacaaaattttaattatttttaaatagatatatgaaatttgaattttagcAAGTCGGATTCccattttgtgaattttttttttaaaatgaatatgtgGAACTTTATTAGATAAATTGTAATGggatgtaataaataaataaataaaagctatTTATTTAATGCAAAGGGTTGAATGGttgtataatattaaataaaatagtaataaaagtaataataatatatccAACCTTTTCCATTTAATTagcatttttctaataaaaaattaaaatcattttattacacccttatattaaaatatggagctaattggatgaaaaaaaaaagaaaaaagttgaagcccttttttttcccctccctttgaaatttcaaaatgagtgaaaatcataaatgaaaataataagatatttaataaaatttgaaattgagaaAGGCTCAATTGATTAACCAAAACTTCATGGGAgatgaatgaaatttataagaaaaaaaggaagacgaattttattctcaaaattaaGGTAAAGAAATATAACATGAAGAAAGGGAAAGGGGAAAGGGGAAAGGGGatggaattttcttttgaatctgAGTTGTTAAAGGGGCCCATCTGATTACTACTTACACAAGATAATAATGTAAATGAGTAACTTCCATTTGTGAGTCCACACAGCATGGAACCATCCAGAACATCCAGATCTTACAAGACAACGATTCCTAAGAGGACCCACCAATTTGGTGAGAGCGGTGGCTTGCTTTCATCACTATCCAGCCTGTTGAAGACATTTGGGCAAATCCAAGTTTCTAACAGTGTAGAgcagataaaataaaaataatcagaAGGTGAACTGAACACTCAAAACCCAACTACAATGATGCATTCAGTTGATTTGAGAATGCCACATTGGCCATTGCCCCAGCCCCAGCCCCCCCCAACTAACAAAGGGATCAGCCTATCCCTAACCTATTAATGCCCAACCGAGAATAATACAATTACAAGGATGTAACATCCATCTCACTTGGGTGTGTTGTTCACATAGTGACCTGTTTTCCGTCTATGCCGGCTAAAATCCGATACAAACCTGAATGAGAGCCCACACCCCTCCACCTTGCATTGGTATGGCCGCGCTCCAGTGTGCACCCGTACATGCTCTGTCCTCGCCCACGCCCACTTGAATGACATGCTGCAACCCTTCCACGGGCACTTGAGTGGCCTCTCATCGTCGTGAACTCTTTGATGAAGCATCGCATACTTGTGGGAACTGAACTTCTTCCCACACCCTTCATGTGGGCACCTGTTGCGCTTGTGAAGGAGTAGCTCTGCCTTTGTCTTGAAACTCATCCGACACCCTTCTAGGTCACACCTGTGTGACCCctttgtgttttctttcttatccttgtGGGGACCTGATGTATCTGCAGGTTTTCTCGTTTTGGCCATTGGCTTCTCCACAACCGGTTTGTTAGTGTCAGCCCCACTGCTACCATCTTTCTTGGCCCTTGGCCTCAACCCTTCACATGGACTCCTAATAAAGCTATCAAAGTTGAATTTGTCTTCTGTTTTCTGCCCCCCTTCtcgctttctttttctctccgcttttttggttgatttggggTTCACCTTATTGGAGTCCATGTTTTCCAAGTCCCTATTGTCAGGTGAAGAATAGACCTTGGAGTCAATATGTTCCAATTCTCTGTTGTCTGGTGAAGAACAAACCTTGGAGTCGATGTTTTCCAATTCTCTGATGTCTGGTGAAGAACAAACCTCAGCACCATTGCTCAAGTCTTCCACAGGACAGATCTCTCTTGGAATTTCTGAACTCTCTACCGTTGAGGGAGGAGGAGGCTGGTTTGTCATTGCAACATTGCTTAAAATGTGTTCCTCATCACCACTTCCATCTGCAATCAGGATTCCCTGCTCTGATGCTTCATTATCCAAAATCATGCATTCACCTATCTCACCATTCGTGCAAGATTCCTCTATAACCACATTCTCTATCTGCGCATCAAAACCTTCCCCAACTGGGCCATGGGAACTTGTAAAGTTGTCACAATCAGAAACTCCATTCATCAACACATCCCCATCACCCTGGATGCCATGCTGTCCTTCAGAATTATACTCAGTCAAATTACCAGGCTCATTTGTCATGTTGACTTCCTCCATAATTTGATGATCCATTTGAATTCCAGATTTTTCAACAGTTGGGACGGAAATGATAGGTAGAGTTGAATCATTTTCAGCGCCCAAGATCTTGTTTTTCTCACCAGTTACCTCAGTGATATTAATCTCAAGTGGCATCTCAGAACCATCACAGGTCACTGAATTACATGCCTCATCCTCCAAAGTTTGATTATTAATCCGTGCCTCAACACTTTTAACCACTGGGGTAGCAGTGACAAGTGGATTTATAACCTGTGCAGGAACAGCATTCTTGCTCAAATCCTCAGTTGCCTCGAGCACCTGGACTTCATGCAGCATTTCAGATTTTCCAAAAGAAGCATAGAAATCCAACCCTGCAGATTCACCTCCCTCTTTTTCAATATTCGGACTATTATTAGATGTCCTGCTGATATTTTTGACAATATCACAACTAGTAGCTGAAACGTCTTTTGGCAGGTTCTTTCTAGGGCGTCCACGAGCCCTACTTGCTCCTTCAGCACCACCTGatttaaacttgaaaattctTCGAGAATATTGAATAAGTTTATCTTCTTTTCTAATTGTGCTACCAACTGACTTTCCTTCCATAACTTCAACCTCCTTCATTTGATTACTCTCACATGGTTTGATATGGGATGGAAGATTTGACTTCAATTTTGAGCGAGATTTCCTGGACTGCCACTTGAGGCTCAAGAAATTAGAACTGGAAGTTGTGTCAGTGAACAAACCACCCAAGGCCAACGCATGTGGTACTTGCTTAGATGGGGAGTTCTTTCTGATCTTAACACAGTACTGCAAGTTGATACCCAATTTCGAGGTCCAGTCTTCTCCACATTCAACATGTTCTTCATCATCGATTGCTAGATTGATCAAATTCAGATCTTCCTGGGAGGCAGTATCTAAAGGAATCTCATTATAATTAAAAGGGTGACCAATTTCCTCTGCAACAGTTGTGGCATGTGCCTTTATTTTTTGATAgtctacaaaaatcaaaatcagtAAATTagcaaaaatcaaataactGCCAATAAAACAAACTTgcaatttaagaaaaaaacaaaaattaaacgCAGTTGTTTCTACTACTATTACTACTACTGTAGATGAGATGGTGCATCTGATACTCTTAGTGGTTAGTTGCAAAAACCAAGAGATGTAAATATCATGTAGTGGAAATTAACTGCTGAGTGTTGATTGActctaatttataatttacatCGATATTGGAATTTGGTAGGAAAATCCTAGGCTGGTGTTGGGGAAACAAGCAATAACCAAATAAATAAGCCATTagaatttggagttgaaaaAAGATTCCACTTCTCTCGAACAATAATATAAAGAGAGTAAAAAATTGTCACCTGAATGGCAAATTATAAGCATGCTTGCTCCACCTTTGGGCTGCAGCAACTCCTTAATTTGAACAGCATGCTCTAGGCAGAAAATCCGCGGTCTCAAAAGTTCAGTAGACTTATTCCACCCCTTCTCAAAATTGGTTATTAAGGTCATTTGCAGGCTCTCAGGAGGCAGAGAAAGATCAGGAACAGGAGGAAGATCCCCTGCAGAATGAAGCTTGGATTGGTCCAAGGCTGTATTTGAAGAGGCCCCAGTTGGATGCTGAAGTGAAGTGCACTTGTCCAGCTTGATGCTCTCAGTTACTTCGGATGATAAACTGTTAGCATCTATTGAGGATTCCTTTCCATCTTTTATCAACTTCAAATCTTTCCTACACTTCAGGTTTTCGGTCATCAGGATAGCAGAAGATATTTCCTCCTTGGTTGTTTCATCTTTGTCAACTTGTGTACCTGTGcgataatagaaaaaaaaaatgaatatgtcCTGAATATGTCCCTCCATTCTATTAATACTGGGAATTGCTATCTCCCACTTCTACTATAGTGCAAATTGGAGTCTTTACACATTTATCAGGTTAAAGTTACTAACACAGAAAGAGGGGAGCAGCATTCAAATAtgtaaagtgaaagaaagattAATTAAAGGTTTTTCCCAATTGAATTTTATGGTCAACCACAACACCATACATGAACTCCATgcataaaagaaagtaaataaTTATTGGCAATAATTACAGAGGCAGCTTTATAACATCAGTCACACaacaaagtaattttttataaaagaaatttggcTGGACAGTGGTAAGTGAAAGCACCTAAGTCCACAAAAAACCTAAAGTGAAAACATCAAccaactttcaaaattaatttgagcCAGAACCTCCTCTCATGGCCTCTGGAACATTTTCCACTTTCTCTAAGATTTTTCTCACatctttgtaaaaaaaaatccatggaAATGTCAGATGCATTATGTCCATCGTGGCGTCATTGAAAATCTGGTTGAAAATTGCTATACAAAATGACTAAGTGACAACTAAAGCAAGGCAGAAAAAGAAACAGGAGATAACATAGTCaagaaaaaacttatttaaaaaaagtaataaataaataaaagagaaaaaaaaaggggtcaACACAAAGTTTGTGCATTTAATACCTGAAACGGGACCTTTAGAAGTGCCATGAACGGTTGACGGACAGTAAGATTTCATAGTTTCTGTATCTCCAGCTCGATCTTCAACCAGAGGATGATCTGCATGAAGAAATTCCATTGATGCTCTATCAGATGGCTGTACCACTGACATAAATGGAAAACCAAGAATCCCGCAAGCCACACATGCCAAAGTCCCCGAATCGACTTGGAAATCACACAACAAATCATCATCGTCCAAATATAAATCATTTACATTTTCAATATACAAGCTCATCTTGTCAAACAAATCATTCTGATTGCTATCGTCCTTGTTCTCAACCTGAGAAATATTTTCTCTTGGTTTGGTAGAAACAGTGGTGATCTCAGTGGACAACTGAGGCTCTTTAGAAGACGGTAGTGACTCAGGGTCCCACAACACTGCACGGTAGGTTGATCCTTTCCCAAGAAGAACAGATAAtagattattttcatttaacatATCTTCTATAAACGCCTGCTTTACTAACAGTTCTCTTTCTTCCTTCTGGCGATCTTTCAGACGAGAACTCCGAGCCCCTGGTATTAAGGACCGTGGCACTCTGGCATCAAAACAATTCCAGCATATTGAACTTGAGAAATAATTAAACATTAGATGCCCACTGATCACTCATGGAcaataagcaaagaaaatccACATAGGTATAGAAGTATCAATGCATGAAAATGCAAAAACACATACAGATCCACCAAAAAACCTGAAGTATTCAAAAGACTACAACTCAAAAGCTAAATATGCAATTAGATTATGTAgaagttttctaaaattatcaaatgtattCCAAATGCAATCACCAAACTATTTTCTTAGGCCATCAAGCATAAAAGCATAGAATCAACCTGTTCAGCCCTCTAATATGGTTCTCAGTCCCCAACAATAAATGCAAAATGTtgcataaattataaattaatgaaatgcatgaaagggGACAGCCCACTTTCAGATAATATGTACTGAGCCCAACTCATCTCATTTTAGCTGATCATCCTCATAATCAGGACCAAGCAGGATGTAGTTCCAGAAAATCAATAGACACTGAGTTTGAGAACTAAATTGCCAGagaaaaagaatgatataatCCTTAACAGGAATGATATATGCTATATTGTCATCTTGATGTAggacaatcaaataaaataaaatgggctAGGGCTTCAATCTTTTAGGATTTGAGGAGGGGAACGAGAGTAAAATTATAATAGCAAggaaaaagcaaaataaaatatgaggaaaaaaataaaaagataaagaagaaaaataggaaacCTTAGAATTTCACTAAGACCTATTAGCAATCTCAACTGAAAGAGAGTAATAAAGTCTCaccattgaaaattgaaaagtatgcaaaaacttaatattattcatcatcaattattaattttcatattatcatagaaattttctttctagaattcaatgttttaaaagtgtggaagaagaagaattggaaAGCAAGAAGAATAAATTTCTTCCTTGATTTCAATCTGTTCATACCAACATATTTATACAAGTATTCCTAgtacaaaaaatagaaactttcctAACCTCATTCTATCAAATCTCCTTGATTATGGGATTGTCCTAATCGtctttttaattacaaaaatatacaacTATAATATTTCCTAATTACATTCTTCTACACTCCCTCTCAAGCTAGTGAATAGATGTTTTCCATTCTCATCTTAGATACACTTGCTTGAAATGTTGTACTGCTTAAACCTTTGGTGAGTATATATCTAAGTTGATGATTAATAGATACATAAAGAGTACAGATCAACCTATTATCTAGTTTCTCCTTAATAAAATGTCTATCTCTATGTGCTTCGTTCGATCATGTTGCACTAAATTATGTGCAATATTGATTGCAAATTTATTGTTGTAGTAAAGTTTCATTGGGTCATcccatttaatcttcaaatattccaaaataatcTTCATCCATAGTAGTTCACAAACTCCTTGGGACATTGTACAAAATTCTGTTTCTATACTAGACCTTGCTACCAAactttgtttcttacttctccatgttattAGATTCTCACCAAGAAAGGTGTAATACCCGGTGATTGATCTTCTATCAACCACAAATCCAATATAATCTGCATTTGTGTATACTTCAAGTACTAATCCTAAGTTTCGTTTAAATAGGATGCCCTTTCCTGGAGACCCCTTAAGGTACTGTGGCACTTGGTTAGCAGCTTGCAAATGAACCTCTTTTGaactgtgcatgaattgactaatcACACACTCACAACAGATGCTATATCCGGTCTTGTGtaaaagatataaatgagtcttcTTACTAGACATTGATACATCTCTTTATCTACCGCAACATCTTTCTCAACCTCTCAAAGCTTATGATTAAGATCTATTGATGTGCTTATTGGTTTACATGTCAACTTCCTTGTTTCCTTGAGGAGGTTTGTTACATATTTCtactaagaaataaaaattccctACTTAGAATGTACAACTTCAATTCCTAAGAAATATTTCAACATTCCTAACTCTTTAATCTCAAATCTCAAACCCCTTGGTCAAGCATCGCCTCAAAGTGTGTTTctcttttcatcatttcttgtcacaataatgttatttatatataccAAAAGAGCTGTAATTCCCCCTCAAGCTGAATGTTTGATGAACAACATATAATCTCCCTAACTTTCTTTGTATCTTATGTTTTTCATTACTTTAGCAAACCTTCCAAACCACACCCTTGGAGATTGTTTCAACCTGTATAGAGCTTTTTTAGTGGCAAAGTTACTTCCAAATCCAGGAGAGCCTCCCATATAAATCTCTTTTTCCAGATCTCCAtttagaaatgcatttttgacatcAAACTATTGTAGATCCCAATTATAATTTGTtgtcaatgataaaaaattcgGACTATGTTCATCTTGGCAACCAGAGCAAATGTCTCTAGATAATCCACATCATATGTCTGAGTATATCCTTTAGCCATCAATCTCGTCTTGTACCTCTCTAATGTTCCATCTACTATATACTTAACAATATAGACCCACTTACATCACAGTGGCCTTTTTCCTACAGACAAATCTACTA
This DNA window, taken from Vitis riparia cultivar Riparia Gloire de Montpellier isolate 1030 chromosome 13, EGFV_Vit.rip_1.0, whole genome shotgun sequence, encodes the following:
- the LOC117928070 gene encoding probable lysine-specific demethylase ELF6; the protein is MGNVEIPIWLKGLPLAPEFRPTDTEFADPIAYISKIEKEASAFGICKVIPPLPKPSKRYVISNLNKSLSKCPELGSDVNASTVCSSAKMGSGDGDADGEARAVFTTRHQELGQNLKRTKGVVQPQAGVHKQVWQSGEIYTLEQFESKSKAFARNLLGMIKEVSPLVVEAMFWKAASEKPIYVEYANDVPGSGFGEPEGLFQYFHGRRRRRRRTFGRYCRGRADCEKHIADSVRDSHSNENKDAATKNNVSPSLPTSKSCTSLPIMSSDETSRQKNLNGSNEMEGTAGWKLSNSPWNLQVIARSPGSLTRFMPDDIPGVTSPMVYIGMLFSWFAWHVEDHELHSLNFLHTGSPKTWYAVPGDYAFAFEEVIRSQAYGGNIDRLAALTLLGEKTTLLSPEVVVASGIPCCRLIQNPGEFVVTFPRAYHVGFSHGFNCGEAANFGTPQWLKIAKEAAVRRAAMSYLPMLSHQQLLYLLTMSFVSRVPRSLIPGARSSRLKDRQKEERELLVKQAFIEDMLNENNLLSVLLGKGSTYRAVLWDPESLPSSKEPQLSTEITTVSTKPRENISQVENKDDSNQNDLFDKMSLYIENVNDLYLDDDDLLCDFQVDSGTLACVACGILGFPFMSVVQPSDRASMEFLHADHPLVEDRAGDTETMKSYCPSTVHGTSKGPVSGTQVDKDETTKEEISSAILMTENLKCRKDLKLIKDGKESSIDANSLSSEVTESIKLDKCTSLQHPTGASSNTALDQSKLHSAGDLPPVPDLSLPPESLQMTLITNFEKGWNKSTELLRPRIFCLEHAVQIKELLQPKGGASMLIICHSDYQKIKAHATTVAEEIGHPFNYNEIPLDTASQEDLNLINLAIDDEEHVECGEDWTSKLGINLQYCVKIRKNSPSKQVPHALALGGLFTDTTSSSNFLSLKWQSRKSRSKLKSNLPSHIKPCESNQMKEVEVMEGKSVGSTIRKEDKLIQYSRRIFKFKSGGAEGASRARGRPRKNLPKDVSATSCDIVKNISRTSNNSPNIEKEGGESAGLDFYASFGKSEMLHEVQVLEATEDLSKNAVPAQVINPLVTATPVVKSVEARINNQTLEDEACNSVTCDGSEMPLEINITEVTGEKNKILGAENDSTLPIISVPTVEKSGIQMDHQIMEEVNMTNEPGNLTEYNSEGQHGIQGDGDVLMNGVSDCDNFTSSHGPVGEGFDAQIENVVIEESCTNGEIGECMILDNEASEQGILIADGSGDEEHILSNVAMTNQPPPPSTVESSEIPREICPVEDLSNGAEVCSSPDIRELENIDSKVCSSPDNRELEHIDSKVYSSPDNRDLENMDSNKVNPKSTKKAERKRKREGGQKTEDKFNFDSFIRSPCEGLRPRAKKDGSSGADTNKPVVEKPMAKTRKPADTSGPHKDKKENTKGSHRCDLEGCRMSFKTKAELLLHKRNRCPHEGCGKKFSSHKYAMLHQRVHDDERPLKCPWKGCSMSFKWAWARTEHVRVHTGARPYQCKVEGCGLSFRFVSDFSRHRRKTGHYVNNTPK
- the LOC117927491 gene encoding probable acetyltransferase NATA1-like — protein: MAAAAPPPPPTPTPIPPTTLPETGPVGNPIFARIRIANPSDVRPLHKLMYQLAVFERLPHLFSATESSLSSNLFNTPPFQSFTVFLLEVSPTPFLDAPVGAHPPITHVVNLDLPIADPESQEFGSGGDAVVAGFVLFFPNYSTFLGKPGFYIEDLYVRDCYRRKGFGKMLLSAVAAQAVKMGYGRVEWCVLDWNVNAIKFYEEMGAQVLQEWRICRLTGDALQAYGN